A window of the Tiliqua scincoides isolate rTilSci1 chromosome 5, rTilSci1.hap2, whole genome shotgun sequence genome harbors these coding sequences:
- the EIF1B gene encoding eukaryotic translation initiation factor 1b: MSTIQNLQSFDPFADATKGDDLLPAGTEDYIHIRIQQRNGRKTLTTVQGIADDYDKKKLVKAFKKKFACNGTVIEHPEYGEVIQLQGDQRKNICQFLLEVGIVKEEQLKVHGF, from the exons ATGTCCACTATCCAGAACCTCCAATCCTTCG ACCCCTTTGCTGATGCAACTAAGGGTGACGACTTACTCCCGGCAGGGACTGAAGACTACATCCATATAAGGATCCAGCAACGAAACGGCAGAAAGACACTAACTACTGTTCAGGGGATTGCAGATGATTATGACAAAAAGAAGCTTGTGAAAGCCTTTAAAAAG AAATTTGCCTGTAATGGTACTGTGATTGAGCATCCTGAATACGGGGAAGTGATCCAGTTGCAAGGTGACCAGAGGAAGAACATCTGCCAATTCCTCCTGGAG GTTGGCATTGTGAAGGAAGAACAGCTGAAGGTTCATGGCTTCTAA